Genomic segment of Drosophila ananassae strain 14024-0371.13 chromosome 2L, ASM1763931v2, whole genome shotgun sequence:
GTATAAAGGAACACTATCCTTCAGCGCACTTCAATCGAATGAGCTTACCCCTAAAGGTATCATTTTTTTCGACCTACAATCATCAGATAAATGCCTAAATGCCTATCGATTTGTTGCAGACCGGATCCTTTCAAACGTTTGTGGAAGGATACAAAGATGCGGACTATTGGCTGAGACGTTTCGAAAGCGAACCACTCCCAGAGTCAGTGAATACAGCCTTTCAATTACAATTCGAGCGCCTGGTTGTCCTGGACTATATTATCCGCAACACAGATAGGGGAAACGATAACTGGCTGATTAAATATGTAGCACCCAAGATTTCAGCCAAGGTGGAAGGCACAGGGGGCAAGTCAATGCGTGGAGTGGTGAATCCAAAGATGCCGGGTCATCCTATAGGTTCAGGGGAAAACCAATCAGACCCGCAATCTCAAGTCGAAAGGAAAAACAAGGGAGTGGGAACCGAAAAGGATAGCAGCAGCGTAACCAGCAGCGAAGATGAACCCTCCAAATTAGATCCCGCCTGGAACGTAGTGAACTCGGCCTTCATTCGGATAGCTGCCATCGATAACGGCTTGGCGTTCCCTTTTAAGCATCCAGACTCATGGCGAGCATATCCGTATCACTGGGCCTGGCTTCCGCAGGCGAAAATTCCATTTAGTGAGGATATAAAGAAGCACGTTTTGCCGCAACTTTCGGATATGAATTTCGTTGAAGAAATTTGCACGGATCTATTATATCTATTTCAGCAGGATCGCGGCTTCGACAAACGCCTATTCGAGCGTCAAATGTCTGTAATGCGTGGTCAGATCCTCAACCTCACACAAGCACTGCGGGATGGCAAGTCCCCGGTGCAGCTGGTCCAAATGCCGGCCGTAATTGTGGAGCGGTATGTATTGATTAGAAGTTACACTGATTTCAGAATATACTCAgctaattatttattatttgacagGTCTAGCGGCAATCGATTCTTTTCATTTACGCAGCGCTTCCAGAATAAGAGTCCCTTTTTCTCCTGGTGGTGAGTGCTTTAATTcaaacataacaaaaacatttttactGAAacctgattttattttttccagctAATTGAAGCGGAGTACCTTGCTAACCCCACCAAAAACCAAATCGGGCAGCTCTATAAAGGAGCTTGTGTCTCATTATCTTCGTGTctatgcgctttattgttgtCTAGTTTATCCCCATAACGTGATCAGTTGCAGCGGGCAAGAAACcatgatttatatattttgttgaaTCTGTTAGATTTCTTTTGGCGAAATAAGCACTGATTTATTTAGATTATGTACATGTTTATGGTTTTCACCAATATTTAGAATGTTGATATAAATTTACAGAAAATTCCTTGTTTCTTTGAGTGTTTCCACAGTTATTAGTTATGCATAGAGTATAAAATTCTGAAAAGTTCTGTGTAcagataaaaacaaaagctcAGTGCTGTTATGGGCCACATCGTTTAAGTTTTGTACATCAAAcatatcagtaaagaaatcAAAACTCATTAACATTCTCTAGCATACAAATGCCTCTTTGAATTTTATAACACAATTCATGGAGTAAAAGTCTATtgttatttgtatttatacacATTTAGTTGTTTCCTCACATAcactaatttaatttattgtagAAGTTACGGAGCATCCGGCACACCGAACTAGTTGGCGTTAAGGAATACGTGTAAGACAGCCCTATTCATCAAattataaatgaaaatatatataatatatattaaactGTGTGTATATATCAAAAACATTGTATTAACATGAAAGAACAGAAATGGATATGCGAAACAAAAACTTAGtcttttatcaattttttcacAGCTCAACTGAAGACATGCACAA
This window contains:
- the LOC6494512 gene encoding phosphatidylinositol 4-kinase type 2-beta isoform X3, which encodes MRIFILRTNYINDPLFSEMVAKAEGAIEQGVLPERIYQGSSGSYFVKDTSNHCLAVFKPKDEEPYGRLNPKWTKWMHKLCCPCCFGRACLIPNQGYLSEAGASLVDRKLNLNVVPKTRVVRLVAESFNYARIDRQKAKLKKRIKEHYPSAHFNRMSLPLKTGSFQTFVEGYKDADYWLRRFESEPLPESVNTAFQLQFERLVVLDYIIRNTDRGNDNWLIKYVAPKISAKVEGTGGKSMRGVVNPKMPGHPIGSGENQSDPQSQVERKNKGVGTEKDSSSVTSSEDEPSKLDPAWNVVNSAFIRIAAIDNGLAFPFKHPDSWRAYPYHWAWLPQAKIPFSEDIKKHVLPQLSDMNFVEEICTDLLYLFQQDRGFDKRLFERQMSVMRGQILNLTQALRDGKSPVQLVQMPAVIVERSSGNRFFSFTQRFQNKSPFFSWC
- the LOC6494512 gene encoding phosphatidylinositol 4-kinase type 2-beta isoform X2 gives rise to the protein MAKPTLEQSPKPTHEPPSLDNKIQKVQDLPTTSHNAMQSRSSVESDSVPYACHCCEGKCQVEEKDFLESETEEPPLLVNSPSMARDSNDTVTVRITRPRCQCANCPLKNLYDPLFSEMVAKAEGAIEQGVLPERIYQGSSGSYFVKDTSNHCLAVFKPKDEEPYGRLNPKWTKWMHKLCCPCCFGRACLIPNQGYLSEAGASLVDRKLNLNVVPKTRVVRLVAESFNYARIDRQKAKLKKRIKEHYPSAHFNRMSLPLKTGSFQTFVEGYKDADYWLRRFESEPLPESVNTAFQLQFERLVVLDYIIRNTDRGNDNWLIKYVAPKISAKVEGTGGKSMRGVVNPKMPGHPIGSGENQSDPQSQVERKNKGVGTEKDSSSVTSSEDEPSKLDPAWNVVNSAFIRIAAIDNGLAFPFKHPDSWRAYPYHWAWLPQAKIPFSEDIKKHVLPQLSDMNFVEEICTDLLYLFQQDRGFDKRLFERQMSVMRGQILNLTQALRDGKSPVQLVQMPAVIVERSSGNRFFSFTQRFQNKSPFFSWC